Proteins from a single region of Paraflavitalea devenefica:
- a CDS encoding WbqC family protein yields MKVIVESQYFAPVTLYKTVNRFLNVEFDVCEGYQKMSFRNRCMVMGAGGPVTLSIPLEEGRGQRRLMKEVRIANRYPWQSQHWKTIMSCYNRSPWFEFYRDELAVLFQKPVNFLVDWNLACWDWSVRKLGMEVFTGTTTAYQAEYDLTECLDFRNKLLPKSIMQNFPGPVPYRQVFEERTGFVPHCSILDLLFCEGKNARSILAREPG; encoded by the coding sequence ATGAAAGTGATTGTTGAAAGTCAATATTTTGCACCTGTTACCTTGTATAAAACGGTAAATAGATTTTTAAATGTTGAATTTGATGTATGTGAAGGGTATCAAAAAATGAGTTTTCGGAACAGATGCATGGTTATGGGGGCCGGCGGGCCGGTGACTTTGAGCATCCCCCTGGAGGAAGGCCGGGGACAACGGAGGCTAATGAAGGAGGTCCGGATCGCCAACAGGTACCCCTGGCAATCCCAACATTGGAAAACAATTATGTCCTGTTACAACCGCTCACCCTGGTTCGAATTTTACCGGGATGAGCTGGCTGTCCTTTTTCAAAAGCCGGTCAATTTTTTGGTGGACTGGAACCTGGCCTGTTGGGATTGGTCGGTCCGGAAATTAGGCATGGAGGTTTTTACGGGAACAACGACAGCGTACCAGGCCGAATATGATCTGACAGAATGTCTTGATTTCCGGAATAAGTTATTACCAAAATCTATTATGCAAAATTTCCCCGGGCCGGTTCCTTACCGGCAGGTTTTTGAAGAACGCACCGGTTTTGTTCCTCACTGCTCGATCCTGGACCTGCTTTTTTGTGAGGGCAAAAATGCCCGGTCCATTTTAGCCAGGGAACCCGGTTGA
- a CDS encoding LEA type 2 family protein, with amino-acid sequence MNKKLWWAFFPILFVACAKPTGFDYLGIRNIKVVKFDLKESTISAEVGYYNPNKYPVTMKRAEVDVYVDNNFFGHSLLDSTIHIPRKDTFYLPVQMTVNMSNTAIGLLQTMGGGRQEVTIKLEGKARIGRGGFFINYPIKYEGPQKLGF; translated from the coding sequence ATGAATAAAAAGCTCTGGTGGGCCTTCTTCCCCATCCTGTTCGTCGCCTGCGCCAAGCCCACAGGGTTTGATTACCTGGGAATCAGGAACATAAAAGTGGTCAAATTCGACCTGAAGGAATCGACCATTTCGGCCGAGGTTGGATACTACAATCCGAACAAATATCCGGTCACCATGAAGCGGGCCGAGGTGGATGTATACGTGGATAACAACTTTTTTGGGCATAGTCTCCTGGACTCAACCATCCATATTCCGCGAAAAGACACCTTCTATTTACCGGTCCAGATGACTGTCAATATGTCAAATACAGCCATCGGACTTTTGCAAACCATGGGAGGTGGACGACAGGAAGTGACGATCAAATTGGAGGGAAAAGCCAGGATCGGGAGGGGCGGATTCTTTATCAACTACCCGATAAAATATGAGGGACCGCAGAAATTGGGGTTCTGA
- a CDS encoding heavy-metal-associated domain-containing protein, which translates to MKKLFLLAVAITGILTTGFGQVKKAVQTVTIKTPTVQCESCKKRIEDFMKREDGVQKVNVDFKKKVTKVTFITDRTNIENVKTAIANAGYDADDVTADTEAYKKLPKCCQKPEDGGGGDH; encoded by the coding sequence ATGAAGAAACTTTTCCTTTTGGCTGTAGCTATTACCGGCATCCTGACCACAGGATTTGGACAGGTAAAGAAAGCTGTTCAAACAGTCACGATCAAGACCCCCACTGTTCAGTGCGAGAGCTGCAAAAAGCGTATTGAAGACTTCATGAAGCGTGAAGATGGCGTGCAAAAGGTGAATGTAGACTTTAAGAAGAAGGTTACGAAGGTGACTTTTATTACCGACCGGACCAATATAGAGAATGTGAAGACCGCCATTGCCAATGCCGGTTATGATGCTGATGATGTAACCGCAGATACAGAGGCGTATAAAAAACTGCCTAAGTGTTGCCAGAAACCCGAAGACGGGGGAGGCGGTGACCACTAA
- the pyrE gene encoding orotate phosphoribosyltransferase, translated as MSQNEKAVAEKLLQINAIKLNPGQPFTWASGWKSPIYCDNRKVLSFPYIRDFIKSEMCNVVFEKFPDAGLLAGVATAGIAWGAMAADQLKLPYIYVRPKPKEHGMGNQIEGFYTPGQPVVVIEDLISTGKSSLQVVDVLKAAGLNVIGMVSIFTYGFPVAAAAFEKAGVTYHSLTNYPVLIDLAIEKGLVSADQQAVLLKWREDPGNWSGN; from the coding sequence ATGTCCCAGAATGAAAAGGCGGTAGCCGAAAAGCTTTTACAAATTAATGCTATTAAATTAAATCCCGGGCAACCTTTTACATGGGCTTCGGGTTGGAAAAGCCCGATTTATTGCGATAACCGCAAGGTGCTGTCTTTTCCGTATATCCGTGATTTTATTAAATCGGAGATGTGCAATGTGGTCTTTGAAAAGTTCCCGGATGCAGGTTTGCTGGCCGGGGTAGCTACTGCGGGCATTGCCTGGGGAGCGATGGCCGCCGATCAGTTGAAGCTGCCTTATATATATGTACGTCCTAAACCCAAAGAACATGGCATGGGCAACCAGATTGAAGGGTTTTATACCCCCGGTCAGCCTGTAGTGGTGATTGAAGACCTGATCTCTACGGGTAAAAGCAGTCTCCAGGTAGTAGATGTACTGAAAGCAGCCGGATTGAATGTGATCGGTATGGTATCTATTTTTACCTATGGCTTTCCGGTGGCTGCAGCCGCCTTTGAAAAAGCTGGTGTTACCTACCATTCCCTGACGAATTACCCCGTTTTGATTGATCTGGCCATTGAAAAAGGACTGGTATCTGCCGATCAGCAAGCCGTTTTGTTAAAGTGGCGTGAGGACCCTGGCAACTGGAGCGGGAATTAG
- a CDS encoding NUDIX hydrolase — translation MHIKIYFNDKPLFLTDEISADIEPYAHHDDAVLIDEFSTPGVNSMIHEMRQEKIHAGIFLHHNLAELEKTFRRKFTLVQAAGGLVLNDKGEILMMLRRGKWDLPKGKLDPGESLEHCAVREVQEETGLKKVTLQKPLVVTYHTYDESGKHILKESHWYGMKAPGKQELVPQSEEQITQIKWVTAAEVKQYITNTFPSIIDVLKAGGFL, via the coding sequence ATGCACATCAAGATCTACTTCAACGATAAACCTTTGTTCCTGACGGACGAAATCTCCGCCGATATTGAGCCTTACGCGCATCATGATGATGCAGTATTAATAGATGAATTCTCCACGCCAGGCGTTAATTCCATGATCCATGAAATGCGGCAGGAGAAAATACATGCCGGCATCTTCCTGCACCATAACCTCGCCGAACTGGAAAAGACCTTCCGCAGGAAATTTACCCTGGTACAGGCAGCAGGTGGTCTCGTATTGAACGACAAAGGGGAAATATTAATGATGCTGCGACGTGGTAAATGGGACCTTCCCAAAGGAAAACTGGACCCCGGAGAATCGCTGGAGCACTGCGCCGTACGGGAAGTACAGGAGGAAACAGGGCTTAAAAAAGTAACGTTGCAGAAGCCATTAGTCGTAACCTATCATACCTACGATGAGAGTGGCAAGCATATATTGAAAGAGTCGCACTGGTACGGCATGAAAGCACCCGGCAAACAGGAACTGGTACCCCAGTCGGAAGAGCAGATCACGCAAATAAAATGGGTAACTGCCGCCGAAGTGAAACAATACATCACCAACACCTTCCCTTCTATCATAGACGTATTAAAAGCAGGCGGCTTCCTGTAG
- a CDS encoding alpha/beta hydrolase family protein, translating into MRTSILLALLMMAGICFAQPTQPADYGLKAFSIPDKQLGTINFYVSASGIDSTKPLLLALDGSGHFPLATLIRLKKQMLVYNSFDNDVLQLADRFHVVFISKPGVPFCDTVDIDADSVHFGDIAERLKPSAEYTRRAGLYWRSEAASRVINYLCKKIPVNKQQVVVYGYSEGGQVVPRLAVINKRVTHCASIVGAGLNQLYDWLTAQRVLAAKGEITHREAQRRIDSLMAVFADIYRHPAATDKEWEGHSYLRWGSYCTTVPMDQLTQLTIPVFMAVGSDDKNSPIYGLDYVPLEFLRLGKQNLTYKVYPTDHFFNEVKLVNGKEEVVNHKQEMIDDLLKWLEK; encoded by the coding sequence ATGAGAACTTCTATCCTTCTGGCACTACTTATGATGGCAGGCATTTGTTTTGCCCAGCCTACCCAACCTGCTGATTATGGTCTGAAGGCTTTCAGCATACCCGATAAACAGTTAGGCACGATCAATTTTTATGTATCTGCATCCGGTATAGATTCCACTAAACCTTTACTGCTGGCCTTGGACGGTTCGGGGCATTTTCCCCTGGCTACGCTGATACGCCTGAAGAAGCAAATGCTGGTATACAATTCATTTGATAATGATGTATTGCAACTGGCCGACAGGTTCCATGTTGTATTTATCAGCAAACCGGGTGTGCCCTTCTGCGATACCGTGGATATTGATGCCGATAGTGTACATTTTGGAGACATCGCGGAGCGCCTGAAGCCTTCTGCTGAATATACCAGGCGCGCCGGCCTGTACTGGCGGTCGGAGGCGGCTTCCCGGGTGATCAATTATCTCTGTAAGAAGATCCCGGTGAATAAACAACAGGTAGTGGTGTATGGCTATTCGGAAGGCGGACAGGTAGTACCCCGGCTGGCTGTTATTAATAAGAGAGTGACACATTGCGCCAGTATTGTAGGAGCCGGCTTAAACCAGTTGTACGACTGGCTTACAGCGCAACGCGTGCTGGCTGCCAAAGGAGAGATCACTCACCGTGAAGCACAAAGGAGAATAGATTCCCTGATGGCCGTCTTTGCTGATATTTACCGTCATCCGGCAGCTACGGATAAAGAGTGGGAGGGGCATTCCTACCTGCGCTGGGGCAGCTATTGTACCACTGTTCCCATGGACCAGTTAACCCAACTTACGATCCCTGTTTTTATGGCGGTGGGCAGTGATGATAAGAATTCACCGATCTATGGACTTGATTATGTGCCGCTCGAATTCCTGCGGCTGGGTAAGCAGAACCTCACGTATAAGGTATATCCTACAGACCATTTTTTTAATGAAGTAAAGCTGGTGAATGGCAAGGAGGAAGTAGTCAATCATAAGCAGGAGATGATTGATGATCTGCTGAAGTGGCTGGAGAAATGA
- a CDS encoding hotdog fold thioesterase — MIWFNKSIQPHDIQPLCNNTIAEQIGIEFTAIGPDFLQGRMPVDHRTHQPYGLLHGGASCVLAETLGSVAAALVIDQSKFICVGLEINANHVRGVRTGFVTGTASPIHIGATTHVWDIRIQDDKEKLVCISRLTVAILPKK; from the coding sequence ATGATCTGGTTCAACAAATCCATACAGCCCCACGATATTCAGCCTTTATGCAATAATACCATTGCTGAACAGATAGGCATTGAATTTACAGCCATAGGCCCCGATTTTCTGCAAGGGCGTATGCCTGTTGATCATCGTACGCACCAGCCTTATGGCCTGCTGCATGGCGGCGCTTCCTGTGTGCTGGCCGAGACTTTGGGGAGTGTTGCTGCTGCATTGGTCATTGATCAGTCGAAGTTTATTTGTGTAGGGCTGGAGATCAATGCCAATCATGTACGCGGTGTGCGTACCGGGTTTGTAACAGGAACGGCGAGTCCCATCCATATCGGCGCCACTACCCATGTATGGGATATCAGGATCCAGGATGATAAAGAGAAACTGGTGTGCATCAGCCGGCTTACCGTAGCTATATTACCCAAAAAATAA
- the coaD gene encoding pantetheine-phosphate adenylyltransferase — protein MQRIALFPGTFDPITIGHLDIINRALPLFDKLVIGIGRNINKTPMFSDEQRISWIEEIYKDMPKVSAVLYEGLTVECCQKVGANFIVRGIRYVNDFEYEKAIADMNRSLDNNIETIFLTCLPQFTSVASTLVRDVLRNGGDVMKFLPDVVARTLEQRKKYEI, from the coding sequence ATGCAACGAATTGCCTTATTTCCCGGTACATTTGACCCCATCACTATTGGTCACCTAGACATTATTAACCGGGCATTGCCTTTGTTTGACAAGCTGGTGATCGGTATCGGCCGCAATATCAATAAGACTCCCATGTTTTCGGATGAACAACGGATCAGTTGGATAGAGGAGATCTATAAAGATATGCCCAAGGTAAGCGCTGTATTGTATGAAGGACTGACAGTAGAATGCTGTCAGAAGGTAGGGGCTAATTTTATTGTGCGGGGTATCCGCTACGTGAACGACTTTGAATATGAAAAGGCGATCGCGGATATGAACCGCAGCCTGGACAATAATATAGAAACGATATTTCTTACCTGCCTGCCACAATTCACCTCGGTAGCTTCCACGCTGGTACGGGATGTATTAAGGAACGGCGGCGATGTGATGAAGTTCCTTCCCGATGTAGTAGCCAGAACCCTGGAGCAAAGAAAGAAGTACGAAATCTGA
- a CDS encoding aspartate carbamoyltransferase catalytic subunit: MQLSVKHLLGIRDLTRQDIQLILDTATEFKEVLQRPIKKVPSLRDVTIVNLFYENSTRTRISFELAEKRLSADTINFTASGSSVSKGETLLDTVNNILSMKVDMVVMRHSASGAPHFLARHIPAAIINAGDGINEHPTQGLLDAFSMREKLGKLEGLKVAIIGDIMHSRVAMSNIYLLKKMGAEVMVAGPPTLIPKYIKEAFDVRVEYNLKKALEWCDVANVLRIQLERQNQVLFSSLREYSLAYGINKRLLDSLNKEVVVMHPGPINRGVELDSDVADSKQSIILQQVENGVAVRMAALYLLSGGRGSMN; the protein is encoded by the coding sequence ATGCAACTTTCAGTTAAACATCTGCTCGGCATCAGGGATCTTACCCGGCAAGACATCCAGCTTATCTTAGATACCGCTACGGAATTCAAAGAAGTATTGCAGCGGCCCATCAAAAAAGTTCCCTCCCTCCGGGATGTGACGATCGTTAATTTATTTTACGAGAACTCTACCCGTACCCGAATCTCCTTCGAACTGGCAGAAAAACGCCTCAGCGCAGATACGATCAATTTTACAGCGAGCGGCTCCTCTGTTTCCAAAGGCGAAACGTTGCTGGACACCGTGAATAATATATTATCCATGAAGGTGGATATGGTGGTGATGCGGCATAGCGCCAGCGGCGCCCCCCACTTCCTGGCCAGGCATATCCCCGCTGCCATTATCAATGCCGGCGATGGTATTAATGAACATCCTACACAAGGCCTGCTCGACGCTTTTTCCATGCGGGAGAAGCTGGGCAAACTGGAAGGACTGAAGGTGGCCATTATCGGCGATATTATGCACTCCCGTGTGGCGATGAGCAATATTTACCTGCTTAAAAAGATGGGTGCAGAAGTAATGGTAGCAGGTCCGCCCACACTGATCCCCAAATATATTAAAGAGGCCTTTGATGTACGGGTGGAATATAACCTGAAGAAGGCGCTGGAATGGTGCGATGTGGCCAATGTGCTGCGCATACAACTGGAACGGCAGAACCAGGTACTCTTTTCTTCCCTGCGTGAATACAGCCTGGCTTATGGTATTAATAAACGTCTGCTGGACAGCCTTAATAAAGAAGTGGTGGTAATGCACCCCGGGCCTATTAACCGCGGCGTGGAGCTGGACAGTGATGTGGCAGACAGCAAGCAATCTATTATCCTGCAACAGGTGGAAAATGGCGTTGCTGTACGCATGGCCGCTTTGTACCTGCTGTCGGGCGGAAGGGGAAGCATGAATTAA
- the pyrR gene encoding bifunctional pyr operon transcriptional regulator/uracil phosphoribosyltransferase PyrR encodes MKTVLNEQQLAITIKRLGHQILENHINLENTVLIGIQPRGIFVSDQIVREIRELVPAGVVKYGKLDITFYRDDIRNSLHAPNHTDIPFSIEGRNVVIIDDVLYTGRTIRAALDALLGFGRPAKVELCILIDRRFSRQLPIQADYVGKSIDSIVSQKVKVFWKERDGKEEVVLL; translated from the coding sequence ATGAAAACGGTATTGAACGAACAGCAACTGGCTATTACCATCAAGCGCCTGGGCCACCAGATACTGGAAAATCACATAAACCTTGAGAATACGGTGTTGATCGGTATTCAGCCCCGGGGGATTTTTGTTTCTGATCAGATCGTACGGGAGATACGTGAGCTGGTACCTGCCGGTGTAGTGAAGTATGGTAAACTGGACATTACTTTTTACCGGGATGATATCCGCAATTCCCTGCATGCCCCCAACCATACAGATATCCCCTTCAGCATAGAAGGCAGGAACGTGGTGATTATTGATGATGTACTGTACACCGGGCGTACGATCCGGGCGGCATTGGATGCCCTGCTTGGTTTTGGACGGCCTGCCAAGGTAGAGTTATGCATCCTAATTGACCGCCGTTTCAGCCGCCAGCTTCCCATACAGGCCGATTATGTGGGCAAATCCATTGACTCCATTGTTTCGCAGAAAGTAAAAGTATTCTGGAAGGAAAGGGATGGAAAAGAGGAAGTTGTGTTGTTATAA